In the genome of Raphanus sativus cultivar WK10039 chromosome 4, ASM80110v3, whole genome shotgun sequence, one region contains:
- the LOC108854344 gene encoding serine/threonine-protein phosphatase 5 isoform X3, translating to METKNENSDVSRAEEMKNQANEAFKGHKFSHAIDLYTKAIELNGNNAVYWANRAFAHTKLEEYGSAIQDASKAIEIDPKYSKGYYRRGAAYLAMGKFKDALKDFQQVKRICPNDPDAARKLRECEKAVMKLKFEEAISAPVSERRSVAESIDYHTIGNKPRSSSSFLPTKTALAAVVAAVMVVAFRGFATTEILMVLVSVVLGTYWWGSFSGKVEPQYSGARIEGEEVTLEFVKQMMEDFKNQKTLHKRYAYQIVLKTRQILQALPSLVDISVPNGKHFTVCGDVHGQFYDLLNIFELNGLPSEENPYLFNGDFVDRGSFSVEIILTLFAFKCMAPSSIYLARGNHESKSMNKIYGFEGEVRSKLSEKFVDLFAEVFCYLPLAHVINEKIFVVHGGLFSVDGVKLSDIRAIDRFCEPPEEGLMCELLWSDPQPLPGRGPSKRGVGLSFGGDVTKRFLEDNNLDLVVRSHEVKDEGYEVDHDGKLITVFSAPNYCDQMGNKGAYIRFEAPDMKPNIVTFSAVPHPDVKPMAYANNFMRMFN from the exons ATGGAGACTAAGAATGAGAACTCTGATGTTTCCCGGGCCGAGGAGATGAAGAATCAGGCCAACGAAGCTTTTAAAG GTCACAAGTTCTCTCATGCGATTGATCTGTACACAAAAGCTATAGAACTCAACGGCAACAACGCTGTGTACTGGGCAAACCGGGCGTTTGCTCACACAAAGCTGGAGGAATATGGCAGTGCCATACAGGATGCATCAAAGGCCATTGAAATTGATCCAAAATACTCCAAG GGCTATTACAGACGTGGTGCTGCTTATCTCGCCATGGGGAAGTTTAAGGATGCCTTGAAGGACTTCCAACAG gtgaaaaggatttgtcctaaTGACCCTGACGCGGCAAGAAAGCTAAGAGAATGTGAGAAAGCAGTGATGAAATTGAAATTTGAAGAAGCAATCTCTGCACCTGTTTCTGAAAGGCGCTCCGTTGCTGAGTCCATTGACTACCACACAATAG GGAACAAACccagatcatcatcatctttcttgCCCACCAAAACGGCTTTAGCAGCAGTTGTTGCAGCAGTGATGGTGGTGGCTTTCCGAGGATTTGCCACAACTGAGATACTCATGGTGTTGGTTTCGGTGGTATTAGGAACATATTGGTGGGGTAGCTTCAGTGGTA AGGTTGAGCCACAGTACTCTGGTGCTAGAATTGAAGGAGAGGAAGTTACCTTGGAGTTTGTGAAGCAGATGATGGAGGACTTCAAGAACCAGAAAACATTGCATAAACG GTATGCTTACCAGATTGTCTTAAAGACGAGGCAAATCTTGCAAGCACTGCCTTCTCTGGTTGATATCAGTGTACCTAACGGCAAGCATTTCACAGTCTGCGGTGATGTTCATGGCCAG tttTATGATCTCTTGAATATATTTGAGCTTAATGGCCTCCCTTCGGAGGAGAATCCCTACCTGTTCAATGGTGACTTCGTGGATAGAGGATCCTTTTCAGTTGAGATCATCCTCACCCTGTTTGCTTTCAAATGCATGGCTCCTTCAT CCATATATCTTGCGAGAGGGAATCATGAGAGCAAGAGCATGAACAAGATATATGGTTTCGAGGGTGAGGTTCGGTCCAAGTTGAGTGAGAAATTCGTGGATCTCTTTGCCGAGGTGTTCTGTTATCTACCGTTGGCTCATGTTATAAACGAGAAGATATTTGTTGTCCATGGAGGCCTCTTCAGTGTTGATGGCGTGAAACTCTCAGACATTAGAGCAATTGACCGATTCTGCGAGCCTCCTGAAGAAG GATTGATGTGTGAGCTGTTGTGGAGTGATCCTCAACCACTCCCTGGAAGAGGTCCAAGCAAGCGAGGAGTTGGTTTGTCGTTTGGTGGTGATGTAACGAAGAGGTTTTTGGAAGACAACAATCTAG ATTTGGTGGTCCGTTCACATGAAGTAAAGGATGAAGGATACGAGGTTGATCATGATGGTAAGCTCATCACTGTCTTCTCTGCGCCAAACTACTGTGACCAG ATGGGTAACAAGGGAGCATACATTCGCTTTGAAGCTCCAGATATGAAGCCAAACATTGTTACATTCTCAGCAGTG CCTCACCCGGATGTGAAGCCAATGGCATATGCGAACAATTTTATGAGGATGTTCAACTAA
- the LOC108854344 gene encoding serine/threonine-protein phosphatase 5 isoform X2: METKNENSDVSRAEEMKNQANEAFKGHKFSHAIDLYTKAIELNGNNAVYWANRAFAHTKLEEYGSAIQDASKAIEIDPKYSKGYYRRGAAYLAMGKFKDALKDFQQVKRICPNDPDAARKLRECEKAVMKLKFEEAISAPVSERRSVAESIDYHTIGNKPRSSSSFLPTKTALAAVVAAVMVVAFRGFATTEILMVLVSVVLGTYWWGSFSGSEVEPQYSGARIEGEEVTLEFVKQMMEDFKNQKTLHKRYAYQIVLKTRQILQALPSLVDISVPNGKHFTVCGDVHGQFYDLLNIFELNGLPSEENPYLFNGDFVDRGSFSVEIILTLFAFKCMAPSSIYLARGNHESKSMNKIYGFEGEVRSKLSEKFVDLFAEVFCYLPLAHVINEKIFVVHGGLFSVDGVKLSDIRAIDRFCEPPEEGLMCELLWSDPQPLPGRGPSKRGVGLSFGGDVTKRFLEDNNLDLVVRSHEVKDEGYEVDHDGKLITVFSAPNYCDQMGNKGAYIRFEAPDMKPNIVTFSAVPHPDVKPMAYANNFMRMFN, translated from the exons ATGGAGACTAAGAATGAGAACTCTGATGTTTCCCGGGCCGAGGAGATGAAGAATCAGGCCAACGAAGCTTTTAAAG GTCACAAGTTCTCTCATGCGATTGATCTGTACACAAAAGCTATAGAACTCAACGGCAACAACGCTGTGTACTGGGCAAACCGGGCGTTTGCTCACACAAAGCTGGAGGAATATGGCAGTGCCATACAGGATGCATCAAAGGCCATTGAAATTGATCCAAAATACTCCAAG GGCTATTACAGACGTGGTGCTGCTTATCTCGCCATGGGGAAGTTTAAGGATGCCTTGAAGGACTTCCAACAG gtgaaaaggatttgtcctaaTGACCCTGACGCGGCAAGAAAGCTAAGAGAATGTGAGAAAGCAGTGATGAAATTGAAATTTGAAGAAGCAATCTCTGCACCTGTTTCTGAAAGGCGCTCCGTTGCTGAGTCCATTGACTACCACACAATAG GGAACAAACccagatcatcatcatctttcttgCCCACCAAAACGGCTTTAGCAGCAGTTGTTGCAGCAGTGATGGTGGTGGCTTTCCGAGGATTTGCCACAACTGAGATACTCATGGTGTTGGTTTCGGTGGTATTAGGAACATATTGGTGGGGTAGCTTCAGTGGTAGTG AGGTTGAGCCACAGTACTCTGGTGCTAGAATTGAAGGAGAGGAAGTTACCTTGGAGTTTGTGAAGCAGATGATGGAGGACTTCAAGAACCAGAAAACATTGCATAAACG GTATGCTTACCAGATTGTCTTAAAGACGAGGCAAATCTTGCAAGCACTGCCTTCTCTGGTTGATATCAGTGTACCTAACGGCAAGCATTTCACAGTCTGCGGTGATGTTCATGGCCAG tttTATGATCTCTTGAATATATTTGAGCTTAATGGCCTCCCTTCGGAGGAGAATCCCTACCTGTTCAATGGTGACTTCGTGGATAGAGGATCCTTTTCAGTTGAGATCATCCTCACCCTGTTTGCTTTCAAATGCATGGCTCCTTCAT CCATATATCTTGCGAGAGGGAATCATGAGAGCAAGAGCATGAACAAGATATATGGTTTCGAGGGTGAGGTTCGGTCCAAGTTGAGTGAGAAATTCGTGGATCTCTTTGCCGAGGTGTTCTGTTATCTACCGTTGGCTCATGTTATAAACGAGAAGATATTTGTTGTCCATGGAGGCCTCTTCAGTGTTGATGGCGTGAAACTCTCAGACATTAGAGCAATTGACCGATTCTGCGAGCCTCCTGAAGAAG GATTGATGTGTGAGCTGTTGTGGAGTGATCCTCAACCACTCCCTGGAAGAGGTCCAAGCAAGCGAGGAGTTGGTTTGTCGTTTGGTGGTGATGTAACGAAGAGGTTTTTGGAAGACAACAATCTAG ATTTGGTGGTCCGTTCACATGAAGTAAAGGATGAAGGATACGAGGTTGATCATGATGGTAAGCTCATCACTGTCTTCTCTGCGCCAAACTACTGTGACCAG ATGGGTAACAAGGGAGCATACATTCGCTTTGAAGCTCCAGATATGAAGCCAAACATTGTTACATTCTCAGCAGTG CCTCACCCGGATGTGAAGCCAATGGCATATGCGAACAATTTTATGAGGATGTTCAACTAA
- the LOC108854344 gene encoding serine/threonine-protein phosphatase 5 isoform X4: METKNENSDVSRAEEMKNQANEAFKGHKFSHAIDLYTKAIELNGNNAVYWANRAFAHTKLEEYGSAIQDASKAIEIDPKYSKGYYRRGAAYLAMGKFKDALKDFQQVKRICPNDPDAARKLRECEKAVMKLKFEEAISAPVSERRSVAESIDYHTIEVEPQYSGARIEGEEVTLEFVKQMMEDFKNQKTLHKRYAYQIVLKTRQILQALPSLVDISVPNGKHFTVCGDVHGQFYDLLNIFELNGLPSEENPYLFNGDFVDRGSFSVEIILTLFAFKCMAPSSIYLARGNHESKSMNKIYGFEGEVRSKLSEKFVDLFAEVFCYLPLAHVINEKIFVVHGGLFSVDGVKLSDIRAIDRFCEPPEEGLMCELLWSDPQPLPGRGPSKRGVGLSFGGDVTKRFLEDNNLDLVVRSHEVKDEGYEVDHDGKLITVFSAPNYCDQMGNKGAYIRFEAPDMKPNIVTFSAVPHPDVKPMAYANNFMRMFN, encoded by the exons ATGGAGACTAAGAATGAGAACTCTGATGTTTCCCGGGCCGAGGAGATGAAGAATCAGGCCAACGAAGCTTTTAAAG GTCACAAGTTCTCTCATGCGATTGATCTGTACACAAAAGCTATAGAACTCAACGGCAACAACGCTGTGTACTGGGCAAACCGGGCGTTTGCTCACACAAAGCTGGAGGAATATGGCAGTGCCATACAGGATGCATCAAAGGCCATTGAAATTGATCCAAAATACTCCAAG GGCTATTACAGACGTGGTGCTGCTTATCTCGCCATGGGGAAGTTTAAGGATGCCTTGAAGGACTTCCAACAG gtgaaaaggatttgtcctaaTGACCCTGACGCGGCAAGAAAGCTAAGAGAATGTGAGAAAGCAGTGATGAAATTGAAATTTGAAGAAGCAATCTCTGCACCTGTTTCTGAAAGGCGCTCCGTTGCTGAGTCCATTGACTACCACACAATAG AGGTTGAGCCACAGTACTCTGGTGCTAGAATTGAAGGAGAGGAAGTTACCTTGGAGTTTGTGAAGCAGATGATGGAGGACTTCAAGAACCAGAAAACATTGCATAAACG GTATGCTTACCAGATTGTCTTAAAGACGAGGCAAATCTTGCAAGCACTGCCTTCTCTGGTTGATATCAGTGTACCTAACGGCAAGCATTTCACAGTCTGCGGTGATGTTCATGGCCAG tttTATGATCTCTTGAATATATTTGAGCTTAATGGCCTCCCTTCGGAGGAGAATCCCTACCTGTTCAATGGTGACTTCGTGGATAGAGGATCCTTTTCAGTTGAGATCATCCTCACCCTGTTTGCTTTCAAATGCATGGCTCCTTCAT CCATATATCTTGCGAGAGGGAATCATGAGAGCAAGAGCATGAACAAGATATATGGTTTCGAGGGTGAGGTTCGGTCCAAGTTGAGTGAGAAATTCGTGGATCTCTTTGCCGAGGTGTTCTGTTATCTACCGTTGGCTCATGTTATAAACGAGAAGATATTTGTTGTCCATGGAGGCCTCTTCAGTGTTGATGGCGTGAAACTCTCAGACATTAGAGCAATTGACCGATTCTGCGAGCCTCCTGAAGAAG GATTGATGTGTGAGCTGTTGTGGAGTGATCCTCAACCACTCCCTGGAAGAGGTCCAAGCAAGCGAGGAGTTGGTTTGTCGTTTGGTGGTGATGTAACGAAGAGGTTTTTGGAAGACAACAATCTAG ATTTGGTGGTCCGTTCACATGAAGTAAAGGATGAAGGATACGAGGTTGATCATGATGGTAAGCTCATCACTGTCTTCTCTGCGCCAAACTACTGTGACCAG ATGGGTAACAAGGGAGCATACATTCGCTTTGAAGCTCCAGATATGAAGCCAAACATTGTTACATTCTCAGCAGTG CCTCACCCGGATGTGAAGCCAATGGCATATGCGAACAATTTTATGAGGATGTTCAACTAA
- the LOC108854344 gene encoding serine/threonine-protein phosphatase 5 isoform X1 — translation METKNENSDVSRAEEMKNQANEAFKGHKFSHAIDLYTKAIELNGNNAVYWANRAFAHTKLEEYGSAIQDASKAIEIDPKYSKGYYRRGAAYLAMGKFKDALKDFQQVKRICPNDPDAARKLRECEKAVMKLKFEEAISAPVSERRSVAESIDYHTIGNKPRSSSSFLPTKTALAAVVAAVMVVAFRGFATTEILMVLVSVVLGTYWWGSFSGSGKVEPQYSGARIEGEEVTLEFVKQMMEDFKNQKTLHKRYAYQIVLKTRQILQALPSLVDISVPNGKHFTVCGDVHGQFYDLLNIFELNGLPSEENPYLFNGDFVDRGSFSVEIILTLFAFKCMAPSSIYLARGNHESKSMNKIYGFEGEVRSKLSEKFVDLFAEVFCYLPLAHVINEKIFVVHGGLFSVDGVKLSDIRAIDRFCEPPEEGLMCELLWSDPQPLPGRGPSKRGVGLSFGGDVTKRFLEDNNLDLVVRSHEVKDEGYEVDHDGKLITVFSAPNYCDQMGNKGAYIRFEAPDMKPNIVTFSAVPHPDVKPMAYANNFMRMFN, via the exons ATGGAGACTAAGAATGAGAACTCTGATGTTTCCCGGGCCGAGGAGATGAAGAATCAGGCCAACGAAGCTTTTAAAG GTCACAAGTTCTCTCATGCGATTGATCTGTACACAAAAGCTATAGAACTCAACGGCAACAACGCTGTGTACTGGGCAAACCGGGCGTTTGCTCACACAAAGCTGGAGGAATATGGCAGTGCCATACAGGATGCATCAAAGGCCATTGAAATTGATCCAAAATACTCCAAG GGCTATTACAGACGTGGTGCTGCTTATCTCGCCATGGGGAAGTTTAAGGATGCCTTGAAGGACTTCCAACAG gtgaaaaggatttgtcctaaTGACCCTGACGCGGCAAGAAAGCTAAGAGAATGTGAGAAAGCAGTGATGAAATTGAAATTTGAAGAAGCAATCTCTGCACCTGTTTCTGAAAGGCGCTCCGTTGCTGAGTCCATTGACTACCACACAATAG GGAACAAACccagatcatcatcatctttcttgCCCACCAAAACGGCTTTAGCAGCAGTTGTTGCAGCAGTGATGGTGGTGGCTTTCCGAGGATTTGCCACAACTGAGATACTCATGGTGTTGGTTTCGGTGGTATTAGGAACATATTGGTGGGGTAGCTTCAGTGGTAGTGGTA AGGTTGAGCCACAGTACTCTGGTGCTAGAATTGAAGGAGAGGAAGTTACCTTGGAGTTTGTGAAGCAGATGATGGAGGACTTCAAGAACCAGAAAACATTGCATAAACG GTATGCTTACCAGATTGTCTTAAAGACGAGGCAAATCTTGCAAGCACTGCCTTCTCTGGTTGATATCAGTGTACCTAACGGCAAGCATTTCACAGTCTGCGGTGATGTTCATGGCCAG tttTATGATCTCTTGAATATATTTGAGCTTAATGGCCTCCCTTCGGAGGAGAATCCCTACCTGTTCAATGGTGACTTCGTGGATAGAGGATCCTTTTCAGTTGAGATCATCCTCACCCTGTTTGCTTTCAAATGCATGGCTCCTTCAT CCATATATCTTGCGAGAGGGAATCATGAGAGCAAGAGCATGAACAAGATATATGGTTTCGAGGGTGAGGTTCGGTCCAAGTTGAGTGAGAAATTCGTGGATCTCTTTGCCGAGGTGTTCTGTTATCTACCGTTGGCTCATGTTATAAACGAGAAGATATTTGTTGTCCATGGAGGCCTCTTCAGTGTTGATGGCGTGAAACTCTCAGACATTAGAGCAATTGACCGATTCTGCGAGCCTCCTGAAGAAG GATTGATGTGTGAGCTGTTGTGGAGTGATCCTCAACCACTCCCTGGAAGAGGTCCAAGCAAGCGAGGAGTTGGTTTGTCGTTTGGTGGTGATGTAACGAAGAGGTTTTTGGAAGACAACAATCTAG ATTTGGTGGTCCGTTCACATGAAGTAAAGGATGAAGGATACGAGGTTGATCATGATGGTAAGCTCATCACTGTCTTCTCTGCGCCAAACTACTGTGACCAG ATGGGTAACAAGGGAGCATACATTCGCTTTGAAGCTCCAGATATGAAGCCAAACATTGTTACATTCTCAGCAGTG CCTCACCCGGATGTGAAGCCAATGGCATATGCGAACAATTTTATGAGGATGTTCAACTAA